In Besnoitia besnoiti strain Bb-Ger1 chromosome IX, whole genome shotgun sequence, a single genomic region encodes these proteins:
- a CDS encoding hypothetical protein (encoded by transcript BESB_011770), with amino-acid sequence MPPKRAKTGEAAKNQKDGATARSAPEDLNRMLEAEMLTLEVQLQETDDRLMDTLKQENLLKEKIASSCHCRRAFQNPDAGGGGGCRGKHTAIRVLLRSRQCEQYEEDLKAEERRRLDICADLVRRHKALQHECANQIEAMQATLQGQKRDYVDQMALLKQLAAARDKEVAEHDARIKAVKLKMDRVSEEFVRLLTEIQDVMTERLKSPLLDARDETQRFSEVLEASKGQYFKKLGEIIRDREEKHPLGSGWRGAGTKAPKAVRALGVS; translated from the exons ATGCCTCCAAAGAGAGCGAAAACTGGCGAGGCTGCCAAGAACCAGAAGGACGGAGCCACCGCCAGGAGTGCGCCCGAGGATCTCAACAGAATGCTTGAGGCGGAGATGCTCACCCTGGAAGTTCAGCTGCAAGAAACAGATGACCGGCTGATGGACACTTTGAAACAGGAGAATCTTCTCAAAGAAAAG ATTGCAAGCTCTTGCCACTGTAGACGCGCGTTCCAGAATCCGGACGCTGGAGGGGGAGGTGGTTGTCGCGGAAAACACACCGCTATCCGGGTTCTGCTGCGTTCGAGACAGTGTGAGCAATATGAAGAAGATCTCAAGGcagaggagcggcggcgccttgaCATCTGCGCCGACCTTGTGCGTAGACACAAAGCTCTTCAACATGAGTGCGCCAATCAGATAGAAGCCATGCAAGCTACGCTCCAAGGACAGAAACGCGACTACGTCGACCAGATGgcgctgctgaagcagctggccgcggcgcgagataAAGAAGTCGCAGAACACGACGCTCGCATAAAAG CTGTGAAACTCAAGATGGATCGCGTGTCGGAGGAGTTTGTGCGGCTGCTCACGGAGATCCAAGATGTCATGACCGAGCGCCTGAAGTCGCctctcctcgacgcgcgtGACGAGACTCAACGCTTTTCCGAGGTTCTCGAAGCTAGCAAGGGACAGTACTTTAAAAAACTCGGCGAAATCATCCGCGATCGCGAGGAGAAACACCCCCTCGGCAGCGGCTGGAGAGGAGCGGGaacgaaggcgccgaaagCTGTGCGCGCACTGGGTGTTTCCTAG
- a CDS encoding hypothetical protein (encoded by transcript BESB_011780), protein MISLESEEGKPARERFEASSWGCVPRACSCMHRFSCGTSSESRVATWRAHIIPVRLFGVFPAITTLFCVLFLFFSMPPLRPSPAGVCTVASAVTVRQLRAFSSVTPRAAVNRNGAAFQGKYHSEGELRTGDPFFSFNEHSASSSWGRRSDGGALAKSTKKASASALSARRTYTVNVHSGGVFRYIRPLSFVCSRFVESSASPRGDTQATVDRRAWDVFPSSSEASSSSISSQATYRRRNHGASATSGSSLSSPSPRRLPGNGVAAFLSSSIPSVLSSSSLFSRSAQKAPKERQLHSAGSGSSPREIFGGCSQLRHLSSVSRARGAPDTANSFGEDEDPAGSRHPVFTSTKQIATIGPASWDYEEIERLFLAGVDVFRLNMSHGLLSEKHQQLLHVRRLEKAYKQPVAVLADLPGPKFRLGIFRDDEAFLAAGAAFTLDSSAVPGDASRVHLPHPEILSVLRPGDIVLMDDGKIKLRVVAAAGASDGGEAAAVQCEVLVGGRISSKKGVNVPSALLPVSALSARDRELARTVASWGVDWIALSFVQSAADVHELRRELLEAARESAAEPSPPESPEEGVVLGSRAGRVRPDISVIVKIEKPVALENFAEILAAADGIMVARGDLGVELPSIAWLPRVQKRLVSLCRKAGKPAVVATQMLESMTQAPLPTRAEVSDVANAVYDGADAVMLSGETAAGKFPAHVARMQRLGIEAVEDDPEFWAAEDARRRTASPRSARNSRAPAADEACEKDRMATILARFLPSRRGEPRALGSPAAPPEAASPVWEEAAGAWMEAAAEMARGSGAKAILVLGESEEALRRLAALRPPVPVVAVTPCAHAARRLKMYWGIYPVFSSATDAQRDCAVPRSQSEMHAQLQLACSVAKQERFVEAGTDSIVVVTRPETAADSGVSGEPPAAPLLTVCRLDERALSSSRADA, encoded by the exons ATGATTTCCCTGGAAAGCGAGGAAGGGAAACCTGCGCGGGAACGATTCGAAGCGTCATCTTGGGGCTGTGTACCAAGAGCATGCAGCTGTATGCATCGCTTCTCGTGTGGAACGTCGAGTGAGTCTAGAGTGGCAACGTGGAGAGCACACATTATTCCTGTTCGCTTATTCGGCGTGTTTCCTGCCATCACCACCCTCTTCTGCgttcttttcctctttttctcgaTGCCTCCCCTGAGACCGTCTCCGGCGGGTGTCTGCACAGTAGCCTCTGCCGTGACAGTGAGGCAGCTTCGCGCGTTTTCATCTGTGACTCCGCGGGCCGCTGTGAACAGAAATGGAGCTGCCTTTCAAGGAAAGTATCATTCTGAGGGCGAGTTGCGGACAGGAGAcccttttttctccttcaATGAGCATTCCGCCAGCTCGAGTTGGGGCCGCCGAAGCGATGGCGGCGCTTTGGCAAAAAGCACGAAAAAAGCAAGTGCCTCGGCGCTGTCTGCGAGGCGTACGTACACCGTGAATGTTCACAGTGGAGGAGTCTTCCGATATATCCGCCCTCTCAGTTTCGTTTGCTCTCGGTTTGTCGAGAGCTCTGCTTCCCCTCGCGGTGACACCCAGGCTACGGTTGACCGGAGAGCCTGGGACGTcttcccttcttcttcggaagcttcttcttcctccatCTCTTCACAGGCGACATACCGCAGGCGAAATCACGGTGCCAGTGCGACGTCTGGCTCGTCTTTGAGTTCACCCAGTCCGCGCAGGCTCCCGGGCAACGGAGTTGCCGCATTCCTCTCTAGTTCCATCCCATCTGTTTTATCCTCTTCTTCACTGTTTTCGCGATCCGCGCAGAAAGCTCCGAAAGAGAGGCAGCTCCATTCTGCGGGTTCGGGTTCGAGTCCTAGGGAGATCTTTGGCGGCTGTTCACAGCTTCGCCATCTATCGTCTGTGTcccgcgcgcgtggcgcacCAGACACAGCTAACTCGttcggagaagacgaggatcCCGCTGGGTCGAGGCACCCAGTCTTCACATCTACAAAACAAATTGCGACAATCGGTCCCGCGAGCTGGGATTATGAAGAG ATTGAGCGGCTCTtcctcgcaggcgtcgaCGTGTTTCGCCTGAATATGTCTCACGGGCTGCTTTCGGAGAAGCACCAACAGCTCCTGCACGTGAGGCGGCTGGAAAAGGCGTACAAGCAGCCCGTGGCGGTGCTGGCAGACCTGCCGGGGCCGAAGTTTCGTCTTGGCATCTtccgcgacgacgaagctTTCCTCGCGGCTGGAGCGGCCTTTACGCTCGACTCCTCCGCGGTGCCTGGCGACGCGTCCCGCGTGCACCTGCCTCACCCAGAGATCCTCTCCGTGCTGCGCCCGGGCGACATCGTGCTGATGGACGACGGGAAAATCAAGCTTCGCGTggtggcggcggctggagcgagcgacggcggtgaggcggcggcggtgcagTGCGAAGTGCTCGTGGGGGGCCGCATTTCAAGCAAGAAAGGCGTCAACGTGCCCTCGGCTCTGCTgccggtctccgcgctctcggcgcgcgaccgcgagctcgcgcgaACTGTCGCCAGCTGGGGCGTCGACTGGATCGCGCTGTCGTTCGTGCAGTCCGCGGCGGACGTCCACGAGCTGaggcgcgagctcctcgaggcAGCGCGGGAGTCGGCCGCTGAGCCGAGTCCCCCCGAGTCTCCCGAAGAGGGCGTCGTGCtgggcagccgcgcaggccgcgttCGGCCGGACATCTCCGTGATTGTCAAAATCGAGAAGCCCGTCGCGCTGGAGAACTTTGCAGAGAtcctcgcagctgcagacggaATCAtggtcgcgcgcggcgacttgGGCGTCGAGCTGCCCAGCatcgcgtggctgccgcgggtGCAGAAGCGCCTCGTCAGTCTCTGCAGGAAGGCCGGGAAGCCGGCGGTTGTCGCGACACAGATGCTGGAGTCGATGactcaggcgccgctgcccacgCGCGCCGAGGTCTCAGACGTCGCCAACGCCGTCTAcgacggcgcggacgccgtcATGCTGAGCGGCGAGACCGCCGCAGGGAAGTTCCCTGCGCACgtggcgcgcatgcagcgcctggGCATCGAGGCCGTCGAGGACGACCCTGAGTTCTgggcagcggaggacgcgcgccgccgcacggcctcgccgcgaagcgcgcgcaactctcgggcgcctgcggccgacGAGGCCTGCGAGAAAGATCGGATGGCGACGatcctcgcgcgcttcctcccgAGCCGAaggggcgagccgcgcgccctcgggtcgcctgcggcgcccccggaggcggcctcgccggtctgggaggaggccgcgggcgcgtggatggaggcagccgcggagatggcgcgaggcagcggcgcgaaagCCATCTTGGTGCtcggagagagcgaagaggcgcttcggcgactcgccgccctgcgcccgccggtCCCCGTCGTCGCGGTCACGCCgtgcgcgcacgccgcgcggagactgaAGATGTACTGGGGCATTTATCCGGTCTTCTCAAGCGCCACGGACGCCCAGCGAGACTGCGCGGTGCCGCGCTCGCAGTCCGAGATGCATGCacagctgcagctggcgtGCTCTGTCGCGAAACAGGAGCGGTTTGTCGAAGCGGGCACAGACTCGATCGTCGTCGTCACGAGACCGGAGACTGCAGCGGACAGCGGCGTATCTGGagagccgcccgcggcgcccctgtTGACAGTCTGCAGACTCGATGAGCGCGCATTGTCGAGttctcgcgcagacgcctga
- a CDS encoding hypothetical protein (encoded by transcript BESB_011790) codes for MSPASANLAPTAFGAVGASAEPRGVRLRQHEKRDSSGFFSTGAESYLATPQPAFSDSPEPRHYKPLYVDVPRIENVIRKLAADARQKLSAATIKKQLKQLQHEEPLPLATLLESAAAPREEKSSADDGRDGAKKAATAGASVHGQAEMLGLLPESRFRNVMQQQVQRLNFFAETKAEEIRQQLCHIYNAIGLMREQHGFTPDVAARLEDELDAQAAEITHLDFFVRKNYKSLVELGRLFDQLLGTDTTRWFLFSLIKEKFCNVDLEGLMLRLSLAWSAFRQAKAGVTESGKWQAPETFVRNTTKYWLRSDRVVHAQCLILKHLPFLVYGASEEELAEALLRKKTEPPEEKTSSDKAGRGEAAEMKKAVALPASISASQPITSVYVDSNSGYSYSNRILRLEGAQLIRFRWYGANDNESDKIVFIERKTHHESWTGLSSTKERFAIDQKYVKRFLLGRLPAGEALALQFRDRWRRKKLKEKAKSREPPPPAQAAPRGPGEQTPEAREETAEANKARVAAEEAEAEKKYFEDPKTQKSLELACEIQDAILAHGLLPMVRTSYLRAAFQLSSSNAVRISLDTNLCMVDELTPQYVMLAEEEARLKRAAPATSPAPADALSFWERLREPAGLQRPAPRREVPALQAEQTRPLEGGGRLDRMRADDDDDVLWCRVAEELLGKNDVVRFPFAVLEVKLQTSPSPPWVEELLALCDATMVPKFSKFQHGMAFLHSDKVNRLPYWLCSTPEPAPQVASRTLDGDATRPTLASQAPADGTCADRRDEAALAQCFRFGSRRGASFFSPLVRSVDDSGFHAEEAPVGRGAAPGGGRNGRGDPSGVGARRKPSRAPALSCDSDQEDDRGQCDLVHLSRRLAPHRFSARGTDAARTLDWLRQRHDDALVEDLRSAAERREALSRKLEEEAAAGRDEAARWRVRRGEGDESLDERLALVADDEDEDEAVEGDEESEEAREGGGVSARQRKSACLRKVLRQSRKMKKIDPKSFFANERTFLHYVQKGVYLAALAIALLQWGGGVWAAELAGFGLAFAVLSLLAYSYHIFEARGRKLEKKVARGDLNSGDRYDSRHGPVLVFASVSLVVFFILALQVDSGVKKLRSI; via the exons ATGTCGCCCGCTTCGGCGAATCTCGCGCCAACGGCCTTCGGGGCCGTtggcgcgtccgcagagccTCGAGGCGTGAGACTGCGGCAGCACGAAAAACGCGATTCCAGCGGATTTTTCTCGACTGGAGCTGAGTCCTATCTCGCGACTCCGCAGCCTGCGTTCAGCGACAGCCCGGAGCCTCGACACTACAAGCCTCTCTACGTCGACGTGCCGCGCATCGAGAACGTCATTCGAAAactcgccgcagacgcgaggcaaAAGTTGTCCGCTGCGACGATCAAG AAGCAGCtcaagcagctgcagcacgaagagccgctgcctctggcgACGCTCCTCGaatctgctgcggcgcctcgcgaagAGAAGtccagcgcagacgacggacgggacggcgcgaagaaggcggcgacggcgggcgccagcgtCCACGGCCAAGCTGAAATGCTCGGGCTGCTTCCAG AATCGCGTTTTCGCAACGTCATGCAGCAGCAAGTACAGAGGCTGAACTTTTTTGCCGAGACGAAGGCTGAAGAAATTCGGCAGCAACTCTGCCACATATACAACGCCATTGGTCTC aTGCGAGAGCAGCACGGCTTTACACCCGACGTGGCTGCCCGCCTGGAGGACGAGCtcgacgcgcaggctgcaG AGATAACACATCTCGACTTCTTTGTGAGGAAGAACTACAAGTCCCTCGTCGAGCTCGGCCGCCTGTTTGATCAGCTCCTCGGG ACGGACACGACGCGCTGGTTCCTGTTTTCGTTGATCAAAGAAAAGTTTTGCAACGTCGATCTGGAGGGGCTTatgctgcgcctctccctcgcgtggTCCGCTTTCCGCCAAGCCAAA GCAGGTGTGACGGAGAGCGGCAAGTggcaggcgccggagacgtTTGTGCGGAACACGACGAAGTACTGGCTGCGCTCGGACAGAGTG GTGCACGCGCAATGTTTGATTCTCAAGCACCTTCCCTTCCTCGTCTACGGCGCCTCTGAGGAGGAGCTC GCTGAGGCGCTTCTGCGAAAGAAGACAGAGCCACCTGAAGAGAAGACTTCGTCAGACAAggcggggcgcggcgaggcggcagaaatGAAGAAAGCGGTCGCGCTGCCCGCGAGCATCAGCGCGTCGCAGCCCATCACCTCCGTCTACGTTGACAGCAACA GTGGATACAGCTACTCGAACCGCATTCTGCGTCTCGAAGGTGCGCAGCTGATTCGCTTCCGCTGGTATGGCGCGAATGACAACGAGAGCGATAAAATAGTTTTCATCGAGAG GAAGACGCACCACGAGAGCTGGACAGGCTTGAGCAGCACAAAGGAGCGCTTTGCGATCGACCAGAAGTACGTGAAGCGCTTTCTGCTGGGGCGGCTGCCCGCTGGGgaggccctcgcgctgcAGTTCCGTGACCGCTGGCGGAGGAAAAAGCTgaaagagaaggcgaagagccgcgagccgccgccccccgcgcaggcggctccgcgcggccCAGGCGAGCAaacgccggaggcgagagaggagactgcggaggcgaacaaggcccgcgtggctgccgaagaggccgaagcggagaagaagtACTTCGAGGACCCGAAGACCCAAAAGTCGCTCGAACTCGCGTGCGAGATACAAGACGCCATCCTCGCCCACGGACTCCTCCCCATG GTTCGCACGAGCTAcctgcgcgcggcgttcCAGCTGAGCTCCTCGAACGCTGTGCGAATTTCGCTCGACACGAACTTGTGCATGGTAGACGAGCTGACGCCGCAGTACGTGATgctcgccgaggaggaggcgcgtctgaagcgcgccgcgcccgcgacctcgcccgcgcccgccgacgcgctCAGCTTCTGGGAGAGGCTCCGGGAGCCCGCGGGTCTCCAgcgccccgcgccgcgccgcgaggtgCCCGCGCTCCAAGCGgagcagacgaggccgctggagggcggcgggcgcctcgaccgcatgcgcgcggacgacgacgacgacgtgcTCTGGTGTCGAGTCGCGGAGGAACTCCTCGGGAAG AACGACGTGGTTCGGTTCCCTTTTGCGGTGCTCGAGGTCAAGCTGCAgacttcgccgtcgccgccttggGTGGAGGAGCTGCTTGCGCTTTGTGATGCAA CGATGGTGCCGAAGTTTTCCAAGTTTCAGCACGGCATGGCGTTCCTCCACAGCGACAAAGTGAATCGGCTGCCCTACTGGCTATGCTCGACGCCCGAGCCCGCGCCTCAGGTTGCGTCGCGCAcgctcgacggcgacgcgacgcggccTACGCTAgcttcgcaggcgcccgcagacggcACGTGCGCTGaccgcagagacgaggcggcgctggcgcagtgTTTTCGCTtcgggtcgcggcgcggcgcctcgttcttctctccgctcgTCCGCAGCGTCGACGACTCTGGGTTCCACGCCGAAGAGGCCCCtgtggggaggggggcggccccggggggggggcgcaACGGCCGTGGAGACCCCAGCGGAGTGggtgcgcggcggaagccctCCAGAGCGCCCGCGCTCAGCTGCGACTCCGACCAGGAGGACGATCGAGGCCAGTGCGATCTTGTCCACCTCAGCCGACGCCTCGCG CCCCATCGcttcagcgcgcgcggcacggATGCCGCGCGCACGCTGGACTGGCTCAGGCAGCGCCACGATGACGCGCTGGTGGAGGATCTGCGATCTGCTGCAGAGCGTCGCGAGGCCCTTTCACGGAAactcgaagaagaggcggctgcaggccggGACGAAGCCGCTCGCTGGCGGGTTCGCCGGGGTGAGGGCGATGAGAGCCTTGACGAGCGACTCGCGCTCGtggcggacgacgaagacgaggacgaggccgtcgaaggcgacgaagaaagcgaggaggcgcgagagggcggcggggtctccgcgcgacagaggaaGAGCGCATGCCTGCGAAAAGTCCTGCGGCAAAGCCGAAAGATGAAGAAAATCGACCCCAAGAGCTTCTTCGCAAACGAGCGAACCTTCCTCCACTACGTGCAGAAAGGAGTGTATCTCGCCGCCTTGGCCATAGC GTTGTTGCAGTGGGGCGGCGGAGTCTGGGCGGCTGAGCTGGCTGGCTTCGGcctcgcgttcgccgtcCTCAGTCTGCTCGCGTACAGCTACCACAtcttcgaggcgcgcggcaggaaaCTCGAAAA GAAAGTCGCGCGTGGCGACCTCAACTCTGGTGATCGCTACGACAGTCGACACGGCCCCGTCCTCGTTTTCGCCTCGGTCTCTCTTGTTGTTTTTTTCATTCTCGCGCTCCAGGTGGATTCTGGCGTAAAGAAACTTAGGAGCATCTAG